The Deinococcus wulumuqiensis R12 genome has a window encoding:
- a CDS encoding 50S ribosomal protein L11 methyltransferase gives MLVYLLPGTFDTREAHLDLLWEAGATGLEERGPGIRVYFDERVTLPAEVADGEWHEETEQDWQAEFKKNLRPVQAGRVTIVAPWQRDEVPAGQIPLVIEPGMAFGTGHHATTRMAVEALGDLDLGGKRVLDVGTGSGVLAMAAAKLGAAYTLGVDIDPITIPIARDNARDNGLTSGIRFEEGTLGLANGGLDDDAELFGEAYDVLVANLYAELHDLLAGEYAAVTVPGAPLVLTGILTSKLELVQAALAREGFEDVQVRTDGEWVLVTARREH, from the coding sequence ATGCTCGTTTACCTGCTCCCCGGCACCTTCGACACCCGTGAAGCCCACCTCGACCTGCTCTGGGAAGCGGGCGCGACGGGCCTGGAGGAGCGCGGCCCCGGCATTCGCGTCTATTTCGACGAGCGCGTGACGCTGCCTGCCGAGGTCGCGGACGGCGAGTGGCACGAGGAAACCGAGCAGGACTGGCAGGCCGAGTTCAAGAAGAACCTCCGGCCCGTGCAGGCGGGGCGCGTCACCATCGTGGCCCCCTGGCAGCGGGACGAGGTGCCCGCCGGACAGATTCCGCTGGTCATCGAACCCGGTATGGCCTTCGGCACCGGCCACCACGCGACCACCCGCATGGCGGTGGAGGCGCTGGGCGACCTCGACCTGGGCGGCAAGCGGGTGCTGGACGTGGGCACCGGCAGCGGCGTGCTGGCGATGGCGGCGGCCAAACTCGGCGCGGCCTACACGCTGGGGGTGGACATCGACCCCATCACCATTCCGATTGCGCGGGACAATGCGCGGGACAACGGGCTGACCTCCGGCATCCGCTTCGAGGAAGGCACGCTAGGCCTGGCAAATGGGGGCCTGGACGACGACGCCGAGCTGTTCGGGGAAGCCTACGACGTGCTGGTCGCCAACCTCTACGCCGAGCTGCACGACCTGCTGGCGGGCGAATACGCCGCCGTGACGGTGCCGGGAGCGCCGCTCGTGCTGACCGGAATCCTGACGAGCAAACTGGAACTGGTGCAGGCGGCGCTGGCCCGCGAAGGCTTTGAGGACGTGCAGGTGCGCACCGACGGCGAGTGGGTGCTGGTCACGGCTCGCCGGGAACACTGA
- a CDS encoding 16S rRNA (uracil(1498)-N(3))-methyltransferase has translation MRRLQVSEIAPEMRLGPQETRHLQVLRLRPGERLQVFDGRGAEAVAVLTEVDAGHALLHLDTGAEAHSRGAETPQPITLAIALLKGDKLADVVRAATELGVSHIQLLVTAHAEARDIGAQKLVRLRRIASEAARQSERRVIPEVLEPVPLGQLTWEGRGLLAHPGSAARVTDLLDWQTPLTLLSGPEGGFSESEVALLRGRGAEAITLGPRILRAETAPLALLGAIAATGV, from the coding sequence GTGCGCCGCCTTCAGGTGAGCGAGATTGCCCCGGAGATGCGCCTGGGGCCGCAGGAAACCCGGCACTTGCAGGTGCTGCGGCTGCGCCCCGGTGAACGCCTGCAGGTCTTCGACGGGCGCGGGGCCGAAGCCGTCGCGGTGCTGACCGAAGTGGACGCGGGGCACGCGCTGCTGCACCTGGACACTGGGGCGGAGGCCCACTCACGCGGGGCCGAGACACCGCAACCCATCACGCTGGCGATTGCGCTGCTCAAGGGCGACAAACTGGCCGACGTGGTGCGGGCGGCCACCGAGCTGGGCGTTTCACACATTCAACTGCTCGTCACCGCCCACGCCGAAGCCCGCGACATCGGGGCGCAGAAGCTGGTGCGGCTGCGGCGCATCGCGTCCGAGGCGGCCCGGCAGTCCGAACGCCGCGTGATTCCGGAGGTGCTGGAGCCGGTGCCGCTGGGCCAGTTGACCTGGGAAGGACGGGGCCTCCTGGCCCACCCCGGCAGCGCCGCCAGAGTGACCGACCTGCTGGACTGGCAAACCCCCCTCACGCTGCTCAGCGGGCCGGAAGGCGGCTTTTCGGAGTCGGAAGTGGCCCTGCTGCGGGGGCGCGGCGCCGAAGCTATTACGCTGGGGCCGCGCATTCTGCGGGCCGAGACGGCTCCCCTGGCGCTCCTGGGGGCGATAGCGGCGACGGGGGTTTAG
- the ilvC gene encoding ketol-acid reductoisomerase: protein MSAKMYYDKDVDTSILEGKLVAIIGYGSQAHAHAQNLRDSGFNVVVGLREGSASRAKAEQAGLRVASIEDATKEADVVMLLIPDEQQPATYEKSIAPHLTAGKALAFGHGFNVHFGRIKPPQDVDVFLVAPKGPGHMLRRVYTDGAGMPGIFAVQQDASGKARDIALAYARGIGCARAGVLETTFKEETETDLFGEQSVLCGGVTHLIQAGFETLVEAGYQPEIAYFETLHEVKLIVDLIYEKGFEGMRHSISNTAEFGDYVTGPRIITAETKAEMGRVLKDIQDGTFAKRFIQDAESGFPYMEEQRGKMRGHTVEKVGKELRDQMPFINKKALEV from the coding sequence ATGAGCGCAAAAATGTACTACGACAAGGACGTTGACACCTCCATCCTGGAAGGCAAGCTGGTCGCCATCATCGGCTACGGCAGCCAGGCCCACGCCCACGCCCAGAACCTGCGCGACTCGGGCTTCAACGTGGTGGTCGGCCTGCGCGAAGGCAGCGCCAGCCGCGCCAAGGCGGAGCAGGCGGGCCTGCGTGTCGCCAGCATCGAGGACGCCACCAAAGAAGCCGACGTGGTCATGCTGCTGATTCCCGACGAGCAGCAGCCCGCCACCTACGAAAAGAGCATCGCCCCCCACCTGACGGCAGGCAAGGCGCTCGCCTTCGGTCACGGCTTCAACGTGCATTTCGGGCGCATCAAGCCCCCCCAGGATGTGGACGTGTTCCTGGTCGCGCCCAAAGGCCCCGGCCACATGCTGCGCCGCGTCTATACCGACGGCGCGGGGATGCCCGGCATCTTTGCCGTGCAGCAGGACGCCAGCGGCAAGGCGCGTGACATCGCGCTGGCCTACGCACGCGGCATCGGCTGCGCCCGCGCGGGCGTGCTGGAAACGACCTTCAAGGAAGAAACCGAAACCGACCTCTTCGGCGAGCAGAGCGTGCTGTGCGGCGGCGTGACCCACCTGATTCAGGCGGGCTTCGAGACGCTGGTCGAGGCTGGCTACCAGCCCGAAATCGCCTACTTCGAGACGCTGCACGAAGTCAAGCTGATCGTTGACCTGATCTACGAAAAGGGCTTCGAGGGCATGCGCCACTCCATTTCCAACACCGCCGAGTTCGGGGACTACGTGACCGGCCCGCGCATCATCACCGCCGAGACGAAGGCCGAGATGGGCCGCGTGCTGAAAGACATTCAGGACGGCACCTTCGCCAAGCGCTTTATTCAGGATGCCGAGAGCGGCTTCCCCTACATGGAGGAGCAGCGCGGCAAGATGCGCGGCCACACCGTCGAGAAGGTCGGCAAGGAACTGCGTGACCAGATGCCCTTCATCAACAAGAAGGCGCTGGAAGTTTAA
- a CDS encoding Uma2 family endonuclease: MTSALKKLTEAEYLRTEESSPFKREYVDGFVYPLHAQAGTKGKHGVIVSNLVALLHHPARRKGCQIYASDLRVRLHGGLRYYYPDVLVTCENVPDDALYAEAPCLLVEVLSESTRATDLGDKVRAYQELPSLQGYLLIDTEHRAVRLHRREAGGDWSEHYWEGQGEVELPCVGVQLSLDDLYEGTRVPPLP; the protein is encoded by the coding sequence ATGACCTCCGCCCTCAAAAAGCTGACCGAGGCCGAGTACCTCCGCACCGAGGAAAGCAGCCCGTTCAAGCGGGAGTACGTGGACGGCTTCGTTTATCCGCTGCACGCTCAGGCGGGCACCAAGGGAAAGCATGGCGTCATCGTGTCCAACTTGGTCGCTCTTTTGCATCATCCGGCACGTCGGAAAGGCTGCCAAATCTACGCCAGCGACCTGCGTGTCCGACTTCACGGGGGCCTGCGTTACTACTATCCCGACGTTCTGGTGACCTGCGAGAACGTGCCCGACGACGCCCTTTACGCCGAAGCGCCCTGCCTGCTGGTCGAAGTCCTCAGTGAGAGCACCCGCGCCACCGACCTGGGCGACAAGGTTCGCGCCTATCAGGAGTTGCCCAGTCTGCAAGGCTATCTGCTCATAGACACCGAGCACCGCGCCGTGCGGCTCCACAGGCGGGAAGCGGGCGGAGACTGGAGCGAACACTACTGGGAAGGGCAGGGCGAAGTGGAGTTGCCCTGTGTCGGCGTACAGCTTTCGCTCGACGACCTTTATGAAGGCACGCGGGTGCCCCCCCTCCCCTAG
- the ilvN gene encoding acetolactate synthase small subunit — protein MTDFTQYDTRDHLLSILVLDEPRVLTRITALFGRRGYNIKSLSVGQTEHPGVSRMTIVVHGDRGVVQQATHQLAKLHDVVKVVDHSLEKFVDRELVMVKVAITPESRVEVRQIAEDFRARIVDVGRHALTFEVTGDEGKITAFIEQMRPFGILETMRTGRIALTRGSNADIPSQVFHGGESETLRPMTQGVEAREERARRVPNLF, from the coding sequence ATGACCGATTTCACCCAGTACGACACCCGTGACCACCTGCTGAGCATTCTGGTGCTCGACGAACCCCGCGTGTTGACCCGCATCACCGCGCTGTTCGGACGCCGGGGCTACAACATCAAGAGCCTGTCGGTGGGCCAGACCGAACACCCTGGCGTGTCGCGCATGACCATCGTGGTTCACGGTGACCGGGGCGTGGTGCAGCAGGCCACGCACCAGCTCGCCAAGCTGCACGACGTGGTCAAGGTCGTGGACCACAGCCTGGAAAAGTTCGTGGACCGCGAACTGGTCATGGTCAAGGTCGCCATCACGCCCGAGTCGCGGGTGGAGGTGCGCCAGATTGCCGAAGATTTCCGCGCCCGCATCGTGGACGTGGGCCGGCACGCCCTGACCTTCGAGGTGACGGGCGACGAGGGCAAAATCACCGCCTTCATCGAGCAGATGCGCCCCTTCGGGATTCTGGAAACCATGCGGACCGGGCGCATTGCCCTGACGCGCGGCAGCAACGCCGACATCCCGAGCCAGGTGTTCCACGGCGGCGAAAGCGAAACGCTGCGGCCCATGACCCAGGGCGTCGAGGCGCGGGAAGAGCGGGCACGGCGGGTGCCGAACCTGTTTTAG
- the ilvB gene encoding biosynthetic-type acetolactate synthase large subunit yields the protein MTGAKALWATLAGHGISTVFGYPGGAIMPVYDALTFYPEVRHVLGRHEQGAIHAAEGWAKATGELGVCIATSGPGATNLVTGLADAMLDSVPLLAITGNVAQHLMGTDAFQEADITGITMPVTKHNYVVRDVEELPRVLAEAIRIARSGRPGPVLVDIPKDVQLAAFAGDIPTPHARPQAPDPSPESIEAARELLRNAKKPVLVAGGGSLDASEEITALAHAWGLPVITTLMGLGVYPASDPRWLGMPGMHGSVAANRAISECDVLLAVGMRFDDRVTGRVSGFAPHAKIIHVELDAAEIGKIVRTHLPVRSDAKTAARLLTQGAQKLELSEWLTQIEEWKGRTVPPQHWGAAYAVGQVTARLRPDDILSSDVGQHQMLAAQLARFEKPRKWLNSGGLGTMGFGFPAAIGAALARPDVVSMVVAGDGGFQMTAQELATLKMYDIRNVKICIVNNSYLGMVRQWQELFHEKRYSEVWLGDSNPDFLKLAGAYDVPGYRASSAEELPAAIDAWLRDPKSALLEVVVPHEHGVFPMVPAGAALSEMMETEPVRTDISAEAAEVNEAAWQEMTEQEAEEMNQA from the coding sequence ATGACCGGTGCCAAGGCGCTGTGGGCCACCCTGGCAGGACACGGCATCAGCACAGTGTTCGGCTATCCCGGCGGGGCCATCATGCCGGTGTACGACGCGCTGACCTTTTACCCGGAAGTGCGGCACGTCCTGGGACGGCACGAACAGGGCGCCATCCACGCCGCCGAGGGCTGGGCCAAGGCGACGGGCGAACTCGGCGTGTGTATCGCCACCTCCGGCCCCGGCGCGACCAACCTGGTCACGGGGCTGGCCGACGCCATGCTCGACAGCGTGCCGCTGCTGGCGATCACCGGCAACGTGGCGCAGCACCTGATGGGCACCGACGCCTTTCAGGAGGCCGACATCACCGGCATCACCATGCCCGTGACCAAGCACAACTACGTGGTGCGCGACGTGGAGGAGTTGCCCCGCGTGCTGGCCGAGGCCATTCGCATCGCCCGCTCGGGGCGGCCCGGGCCGGTGCTGGTGGACATCCCCAAGGACGTGCAGCTCGCCGCCTTCGCGGGCGACATTCCCACGCCCCACGCCCGCCCGCAGGCCCCCGACCCCAGCCCGGAAAGCATTGAGGCGGCCAGGGAGCTGCTCCGGAACGCGAAAAAGCCGGTGCTCGTGGCGGGCGGCGGTTCGCTCGACGCCTCGGAGGAAATCACGGCGCTGGCGCACGCCTGGGGCCTGCCGGTCATCACCACCCTGATGGGGCTGGGCGTCTACCCCGCGTCCGACCCGCGCTGGCTGGGGATGCCGGGGATGCACGGCTCGGTGGCGGCCAACCGCGCCATTTCCGAATGTGACGTGTTGCTCGCGGTCGGGATGCGCTTCGATGACCGGGTGACGGGCCGGGTCAGCGGCTTCGCGCCGCACGCCAAAATCATTCACGTCGAACTCGACGCCGCCGAAATCGGCAAAATCGTGCGCACCCACCTGCCCGTGCGCAGCGACGCGAAAACCGCCGCCCGCCTGCTGACGCAGGGCGCGCAGAAGCTGGAGCTGAGCGAGTGGCTGACGCAGATTGAGGAGTGGAAAGGCCGCACCGTGCCCCCGCAGCACTGGGGCGCGGCCTACGCGGTGGGGCAGGTCACGGCCCGGCTGCGTCCCGACGACATTCTGTCGAGCGACGTGGGGCAGCACCAGATGCTCGCCGCGCAGCTCGCCCGCTTCGAAAAGCCCCGCAAGTGGCTCAACTCCGGCGGGCTGGGCACCATGGGCTTCGGCTTTCCGGCGGCCATCGGCGCGGCGCTCGCCCGGCCCGACGTGGTCAGCATGGTGGTCGCGGGCGACGGCGGTTTTCAGATGACGGCGCAGGAACTCGCCACGCTGAAGATGTACGACATCCGCAACGTCAAAATCTGCATCGTCAACAACTCGTACCTCGGCATGGTGCGGCAGTGGCAGGAACTGTTTCACGAGAAGCGCTATTCCGAAGTCTGGCTGGGCGACTCCAACCCCGATTTCCTGAAGCTGGCGGGCGCCTACGACGTGCCGGGCTACCGGGCGAGCAGCGCCGAGGAACTGCCCGCCGCCATCGACGCGTGGCTGCGTGACCCCAAATCCGCCCTGCTGGAAGTCGTGGTGCCGCACGAACACGGCGTGTTCCCGATGGTTCCGGCGGGCGCGGCGCTGAGCGAGATGATGGAAACAGAGCCGGTGCGCACAGACATCAGCGCGGAGGCCGCCGAGGTCAACGAAGCCGCCTGGCAGGAGATGACCGAGCAGGAAGCCGAGGAGATGAATCAGGCATGA
- a CDS encoding ATP cone domain-containing protein — MPTSAFSIGTSGQASPFSRGLVAESLMNAGTTTEQAISLARRIEQELRAGRRTLFSPLEVQRLMAEVTRETMGEDVAEQVMKQTPAFVDIMVRAKRGDLPFSRGVLARTLEDAGLSGREAYSVASAVDLELRRCGLREIGVQELDDLTEHTLAKIHGEHLRLTYRYLQQNRGKLGVVSEEDRMPAPFSKGLLVQSLLAAGVAPDVARKVARVTQRDLRGSEDRVVRRSQIREKVEALLRDEVGPDVSARYRLLRVIRTPPRPLIVLLGGVSGTGKSLLAAEIAYRLGISRVVSTDSIREVMRAMVPPALLPTLHASTFNAWEALVPPGQTMPPHPTREELLAGFRDQVQQVSVGLSAVVGRSIQEGTSLVLEGVHLVPGYLEPAAFQGALLVPMLVGLPDAEEHRRHFESRDTETAASRPLHRYMRYFDEIRIMHDELGQLAQQYGVPMLDSQTLDESADRAVEVVLRQVMVSLTPEEREAALGEDIAAQLLP, encoded by the coding sequence ATGCCCACCTCCGCCTTCAGCATCGGTACGTCCGGCCAAGCCTCGCCTTTTAGCCGGGGACTGGTGGCCGAGTCGCTGATGAACGCGGGCACCACGACGGAGCAAGCGATTTCGCTGGCGCGGCGCATCGAGCAGGAGCTGCGGGCAGGGCGGCGCACGCTGTTTTCACCCCTTGAGGTGCAGCGGCTGATGGCCGAGGTGACGCGGGAAACGATGGGCGAGGACGTTGCCGAGCAGGTGATGAAGCAGACCCCGGCCTTCGTGGACATCATGGTGCGGGCCAAGCGCGGCGACCTGCCGTTTAGCCGGGGGGTGCTGGCCCGCACGTTGGAAGACGCCGGTCTGAGCGGGCGCGAAGCCTACTCGGTGGCGAGCGCGGTGGACCTCGAACTGCGGCGGTGCGGCCTGCGGGAAATCGGGGTGCAGGAACTCGACGACCTGACCGAGCACACCCTGGCCAAGATCCACGGCGAGCACCTGCGCCTGACCTACCGCTACCTGCAACAGAACCGGGGCAAGCTGGGGGTGGTCAGCGAGGAAGACCGCATGCCCGCGCCCTTTTCCAAGGGGTTGCTGGTGCAGTCGCTGCTCGCTGCCGGAGTCGCGCCCGACGTGGCCCGCAAGGTGGCGCGGGTCACGCAGCGCGACCTGCGCGGCTCGGAAGACCGGGTGGTGCGCCGCAGCCAGATTCGGGAAAAGGTGGAGGCACTGCTGCGCGACGAGGTGGGGCCGGATGTCAGCGCCCGTTACCGCCTGCTGCGGGTGATTCGCACCCCGCCGAGGCCCCTGATCGTCCTGCTCGGCGGGGTCAGCGGCACCGGCAAGAGCCTGCTGGCCGCCGAAATCGCTTACCGCCTGGGCATTTCGCGGGTGGTCAGCACCGATTCGATTCGGGAGGTGATGCGGGCGATGGTGCCTCCCGCGCTGCTGCCCACCCTGCACGCCAGCACCTTCAACGCCTGGGAAGCGCTGGTGCCGCCCGGCCAGACGATGCCGCCGCATCCCACGCGGGAAGAGTTGCTGGCGGGCTTTCGCGACCAGGTGCAGCAGGTCAGCGTGGGTCTGAGCGCGGTGGTGGGCCGCTCGATTCAGGAGGGCACCAGTCTGGTGCTCGAGGGCGTGCATCTGGTGCCGGGCTACCTCGAACCCGCCGCGTTTCAGGGGGCGCTGCTGGTGCCGATGCTGGTGGGCCTGCCGGACGCCGAGGAGCACCGCAGGCACTTCGAATCGCGCGACACCGAGACGGCGGCGAGCCGCCCGCTGCACCGCTACATGCGCTACTTCGACGAAATCCGCATCATGCACGACGAACTCGGGCAACTCGCCCAGCAGTACGGCGTGCCGATGCTCGACAGCCAGACGCTCGACGAGAGCGCGGACCGGGCGGTCGAGGTGGTGCTGCGTCAGGTGATGGTCTCGCTGACCCCCGAGGAACGCGAAGCCGCACTGGGCGAGGACATAGCCGCGCAACTGCTGCCCTGA
- the rpsB gene encoding 30S ribosomal protein S2 produces MSYISMKQLLEAGVHFGHETKRWNPKFKKFIFAERNGIFIIDLQKTLKQVDRSFDYIKDLAERGGVILFVGTKKQAQEIVELEARRTGMPYVTSRWLGGMLTNFKTMRTRIDRLNELDDLFESERINDRPKAERIQLASERERLLRFVGGIRKMNRLPDAIFVVDPTKEVIAVQEANKLGIPVIALADTDSDPDVIDYIVPGNDDAIRSIQLITHRVGDLLVEARGGQEDVSAGSVEEQSDEAQAAEAGDEGENVQLTSSQGRS; encoded by the coding sequence ATGTCGTACATCAGCATGAAGCAGCTTCTCGAAGCCGGAGTTCACTTCGGCCACGAGACCAAGCGCTGGAACCCCAAGTTCAAGAAGTTCATCTTCGCCGAGCGCAACGGCATTTTCATCATCGACCTGCAAAAGACCCTCAAGCAGGTGGACCGCAGCTTCGACTACATCAAGGACCTCGCCGAGCGCGGCGGCGTCATCCTGTTCGTCGGCACCAAGAAGCAGGCGCAGGAAATCGTGGAACTCGAAGCGCGCCGCACCGGGATGCCCTACGTGACCAGCCGCTGGCTGGGCGGCATGCTCACCAACTTCAAGACCATGCGCACCCGCATCGACCGCCTCAACGAACTCGACGACCTGTTCGAGTCCGAGCGCATCAACGACCGTCCCAAGGCCGAGCGCATCCAGCTGGCCTCCGAGCGCGAGCGCCTGCTGCGCTTCGTGGGCGGCATCCGCAAGATGAACCGCCTGCCCGACGCCATCTTCGTCGTCGACCCTACCAAGGAAGTCATCGCCGTGCAGGAAGCCAACAAGCTGGGCATTCCCGTCATCGCGCTGGCCGACACCGACAGTGACCCCGACGTGATCGACTACATCGTGCCCGGCAACGACGACGCCATCCGCTCCATCCAGCTGATCACCCACCGCGTCGGCGACCTGCTGGTCGAAGCGCGTGGCGGTCAGGAAGACGTGAGCGCGGGCAGCGTGGAAGAGCAGAGCGACGAAGCCCAGGCCGCCGAAGCCGGTGACGAGGGCGAAAACGTCCAGCTCACCAGCAGCCAGGGCCGCAGCTGA
- the tsf gene encoding translation elongation factor Ts yields the protein MMESIKKLREMTGAGMMDVKKALADAEGNEDKAIALLRERGIAKAVKKGDREAKEGIVRFAVEGNRAAIVEVNSETDFVARNSDFQATVEKLAQAALQAKTSDVEEFKNFTVDGETVGDMVAATAGKIGENIVLNRVAYLEGGNVAGYVHSNGKIGVLVDLAGGDEAKAKDVALHVAAERPQFLTREEVESGDIEKEREILTNKALAEGKPQQIVEKIVEGQIGKFYQERVLPEQTFVKDNSLTVAKYLGDASVSKFIRFEIGA from the coding sequence ATGATGGAATCGATCAAGAAGCTGCGCGAAATGACCGGCGCGGGCATGATGGACGTGAAAAAGGCCCTGGCCGACGCCGAGGGCAACGAGGACAAGGCCATCGCCCTGCTGCGCGAGCGCGGCATCGCCAAGGCCGTGAAAAAGGGTGACCGCGAAGCCAAGGAAGGCATCGTGCGCTTCGCCGTGGAAGGCAACCGCGCCGCCATCGTCGAAGTGAACAGCGAAACCGACTTCGTGGCCCGCAACAGCGACTTCCAGGCCACCGTCGAGAAGCTCGCGCAGGCCGCCCTCCAGGCCAAGACCAGCGACGTGGAAGAGTTCAAGAACTTCACCGTGGACGGCGAAACCGTGGGCGACATGGTGGCCGCGACCGCCGGCAAGATCGGTGAAAACATCGTCCTGAACCGCGTGGCTTACCTCGAAGGCGGCAACGTGGCGGGCTACGTCCACTCCAACGGCAAGATCGGCGTGCTGGTCGATCTCGCGGGCGGTGACGAAGCCAAGGCCAAGGACGTGGCGCTGCACGTGGCCGCCGAGCGCCCGCAGTTCCTGACCCGCGAAGAAGTGGAGTCGGGCGACATCGAAAAAGAGCGCGAAATCCTGACCAACAAGGCCCTCGCCGAAGGCAAGCCCCAGCAGATCGTCGAGAAGATCGTCGAAGGTCAGATCGGCAAGTTCTACCAGGAGCGCGTGCTCCCCGAGCAGACCTTCGTCAAGGACAACTCCCTGACCGTCGCCAAGTACCTGGGCGACGCTTCGGTCAGCAAGTTCATCCGTTTCGAAATCGGCGCGTAA
- the pyrH gene encoding UMP kinase, with the protein MFKRVLLKLSGEFLAGENGFGISPETTAGLARRIIGALDGTDVELAVVIGGGNLWRGARNGQGMDPATADYIGMLGTVMNAMALQDAMEAAGKPTRIMSAIHMQQVAEPYIRRRAMRHLEKGRVVIFGGGNGAPFFTTDTTSTLRALEIGADVVLMAKNAVDGVYDSDPRKNPDAKKYDQLTHMDVVERRLEVMDATALTLCMDKGLPIVVFDIFEEGNLARLFRGERVGTLIQSQS; encoded by the coding sequence ATGTTCAAACGAGTTCTGCTCAAGCTGTCGGGTGAATTTCTGGCCGGCGAGAACGGTTTCGGCATCAGCCCCGAAACGACGGCGGGGCTGGCGCGGCGCATCATCGGGGCGCTGGACGGCACCGACGTCGAACTGGCGGTGGTGATCGGCGGCGGCAACCTGTGGCGCGGCGCCCGCAACGGCCAGGGCATGGACCCCGCCACCGCCGACTACATCGGGATGCTGGGCACCGTCATGAACGCGATGGCGCTGCAAGACGCAATGGAAGCCGCCGGCAAACCGACCCGCATCATGAGCGCGATTCACATGCAGCAGGTGGCCGAGCCGTACATCCGCCGCCGCGCCATGCGCCACCTCGAAAAAGGCCGCGTGGTGATTTTCGGTGGCGGCAACGGCGCGCCCTTTTTCACCACCGACACGACCTCGACCCTCCGCGCCCTGGAAATCGGCGCCGACGTGGTCTTGATGGCGAAAAACGCGGTGGACGGCGTGTACGACTCCGACCCGCGCAAGAACCCGGACGCCAAAAAGTACGACCAGCTCACCCACATGGACGTGGTCGAGCGTCGGCTGGAAGTCATGGACGCCACCGCGCTGACCCTGTGCATGGACAAGGGGCTGCCCATCGTGGTGTTCGACATCTTCGAGGAAGGCAACCTCGCCCGGCTGTTCCGGGGCGAGCGCGTCGGCACGCTGATTCAGAGTCAGAGCTGA
- the frr gene encoding ribosome recycling factor, translating into MADMKSIQADAREKMNKAIEAFENNLSVLRTGRANPGILKKIVVDYYGSQMPIDQVASITTPDARTLVITPWDRGALNPIEKAIRDSDLGLNPNNKGDTIFISLPMLTEERRKDLVKNAKNYAEDARIAVRNLRKHALDEVKKVEGLGEDEIKRGEADVQKITDEFVAKVDSVFQKKEQEILG; encoded by the coding sequence ATGGCAGACATGAAATCCATCCAGGCCGACGCCCGCGAAAAGATGAACAAGGCGATTGAGGCCTTCGAGAACAACCTCAGCGTACTCCGCACGGGCCGCGCCAACCCCGGCATCCTGAAAAAGATCGTGGTGGACTACTACGGCTCGCAGATGCCCATCGATCAGGTCGCCAGCATCACCACGCCCGACGCCCGCACGCTGGTGATTACGCCCTGGGACCGGGGCGCACTCAACCCCATCGAAAAGGCCATCCGTGACTCGGACCTGGGCCTGAACCCTAACAACAAGGGCGACACCATCTTCATTTCCCTGCCGATGCTCACCGAGGAGCGCCGCAAGGACCTCGTGAAAAACGCCAAGAACTACGCCGAGGACGCCCGCATCGCCGTGCGCAACCTGCGCAAGCACGCGCTCGACGAGGTCAAGAAGGTCGAGGGCCTGGGCGAAGACGAGATCAAGCGTGGCGAAGCCGACGTGCAGAAGATCACCGACGAGTTCGTCGCCAAGGTGGACTCGGTCTTCCAGAAGAAAGAGCAGGAAATCCTAGGTTGA